A genomic segment from Capra hircus breed San Clemente chromosome 15, ASM170441v1, whole genome shotgun sequence encodes:
- the LOC102183165 gene encoding olfactory receptor 9G4-like: MDVGNRTILTEFILLGLSTDPQWQLILFGIFLTVYLVTLSGNMTLVILIHIDSHLHTPMYFFIGNLSFLDFWYTSVYTPRILATCVSEDKRLSLAECGAQLFFSCVVAYTECVLLAAMAYDRHMAICDPLLYSSSMSPSLCTRLVAGSYIGGFLNAIAHTANTFRLSFCGKNIIDHFFCDAPPLVKMSCTDTKVYEEVLLGFVGFTVLLSILVIIISYFHILLAILRIRTASGRRKAFSTCASHLVSVTLFYGSLLFMYSRPSSAYSLKRDKMAALFYTVINPLLNPLIYSVRNKDVKEAFWKAAKTIRPQR; encoded by the coding sequence ATGGATGTTGGAAATCGCACCATCCTGACTGAATTCATCTTACTGGGTCTCTCAACAGACCCCCAGTGGCAACTAATACTATTTGGGATATTTCTGACTGTCTATTTGGTTACCTTGTCAGGGAACATGACCCTGGTTATCTTAATCCATATTGATTCCCACCTGCACACACCTATGTATTTTTTCATTGGCAATCTGTCTTTCTTGGATTTCTGGTACACCTCTGTGTACACTCCCAGAATCCTGGCGACTTGTGTCTCAGAAGATAAGCGCCTTTCCCTGGCTGAATGTGGAGCCCAGCTATTCTTTTCTTGCGTTGTAGCCTACACTGAGTGCGTTCTCCTAGCAGCCATGGCGTACGACCGCCACATGGCAATCTGTGACCCGCTACTTTATTCGAGTTCTATGTCCCCTTCTCTCTGTACCAGACTTGTTGCTGGCTCCTATATAGGAGGCTTCTTGAATGCCATAGCCCATACTGCCAACACTTTTCGCCTGAGTTTCTGTGGCAAAAATATCATCGACCACTTCTTCTGTGATGCACCACCGCTGGTGAAGATGTCGTGTACAGACACCAAGGTCTATGAGGAGGTCCTCCTGGGTTTCGTGGGTTTCACAGTCCTCTTGAGCATTCTTGTCATCATCATTTCCTATTTCCACATCCTTCTCGCTATTCTGAGGATCCGCACGGCTTCGGGAAGGCGcaaggccttctccacctgcgCCTCACACCTGGTCTCGGTCACGCTCTTCTATGGATCCTTGCTCTTCATGTACTCAAGGCCAAGTTCCGCCTACTCCCTGAAGAGAGACAAAATGGCTGCCCTGTTCTACACTGTAATCAACCCACTGCTCAACCCTCTCATCTATAGCGTGCGAAACAAAGACGTCAAAGAGGCCTTCTGGAAAGCAGCAAAGACCATAAGACCTCAGAGATGA